A single genomic interval of Eurosta solidaginis isolate ZX-2024a chromosome 3, ASM4086904v1, whole genome shotgun sequence harbors:
- the LOC137243719 gene encoding uncharacterized protein isoform X1, with amino-acid sequence MSKHIFKKFEAQNKNSSTAAIPAKKVKFSDENSYPRTSSVTCASESTIESRRISLSSSVIEHTTEATQCVFEVVSCSHFKIFERQLQSIEKNLEKLDHLQMIVDTQNTAIMDAIAGLKVATEQLVRQEVQNTPVVKYFPLCDVYEMQQMDEKITSSNRDVYESTIA; translated from the exons ATGAGTAAG cacattttcaaaaaatttgaggcgCAAAACAAAAACTCCTCGACGGCGGCAATCCCAGCAAAGAAAGTTAAAT tttCAGATGAAAATAGTTACCCGAGAACCAGCAGCGTTACGTGTGCCAGCGAATCTACAATAG AATCTCGTCGGATCAGCTTATCATCGTCGGTCATCGAACATACTACAG AAGCCACCCAATGCGTTTTCGAAGTTGTGTCCTGCAGCCACTTTAAAATATTTGAGAGGCAACTACAATCAATTGAGAAGAATTTAGAAAAACTTGATCACCTGCAAATGATAGTTGATACCCAAAATACCGCTATCATGGATGCCATAGCTGGGCTGAAAGTTGCTACCGAGCAGTTAGTTCGTCAGGAAGTACAAAATACACCCGTCGTAAAGTATTTTCCACTTTGTGACGTATATGAGATGCAGCAAATGGACGAAAAAATTACATCTTCTAACAGAGATGTATAT GAATCTACGATTGCATAA
- the LOC137243719 gene encoding uncharacterized protein isoform X2: MSKHIFKKFEAQNKNSSTAAIPAKKVKYENSYPRTSSVTCASESTIESRRISLSSSVIEHTTEATQCVFEVVSCSHFKIFERQLQSIEKNLEKLDHLQMIVDTQNTAIMDAIAGLKVATEQLVRQEVQNTPVVKYFPLCDVYEMQQMDEKITSSNRDVYESTIA; the protein is encoded by the exons ATGAGTAAG cacattttcaaaaaatttgaggcgCAAAACAAAAACTCCTCGACGGCGGCAATCCCAGCAAAGAAAGTTAAAT ATGAAAATAGTTACCCGAGAACCAGCAGCGTTACGTGTGCCAGCGAATCTACAATAG AATCTCGTCGGATCAGCTTATCATCGTCGGTCATCGAACATACTACAG AAGCCACCCAATGCGTTTTCGAAGTTGTGTCCTGCAGCCACTTTAAAATATTTGAGAGGCAACTACAATCAATTGAGAAGAATTTAGAAAAACTTGATCACCTGCAAATGATAGTTGATACCCAAAATACCGCTATCATGGATGCCATAGCTGGGCTGAAAGTTGCTACCGAGCAGTTAGTTCGTCAGGAAGTACAAAATACACCCGTCGTAAAGTATTTTCCACTTTGTGACGTATATGAGATGCAGCAAATGGACGAAAAAATTACATCTTCTAACAGAGATGTATAT GAATCTACGATTGCATAA